The following proteins come from a genomic window of Sesamum indicum cultivar Zhongzhi No. 13 linkage group LG10, S_indicum_v1.0, whole genome shotgun sequence:
- the LOC105171612 gene encoding guanine nucleotide-binding protein subunit gamma 2 produces MQTGSSGEVRSVVGATDTRGKHRISAELKRLEQETRFLEEELEQLEKLERASAACKELLMNIETRPDPLLPVTNGPVNPTWDRWFEGPPESSGCRCWIL; encoded by the exons atgcaaACAGGGAGTTCAGGTGAAGTGCGATCGGTGGTCGGGGCAACGGATACAAGAGGGAAACACAGGATTTCTGCTGAATTGAAGAGACTCGAGCAAGAAACTCGATTCTTGGAG GAAGAACTCGAACAGCTTGAGAAATTGGAGAGAGCATCTGCTGCTTGTAAAGA GCTGCTGATGAATATAGAAACAAGACCAGATCCTCTGCTCCCAGT AACCAATGGCCCAGTAAATCCTACCTGGGACAGATGGTTTGAAGGACCACCAGAGTCTTCCGGTTGCAGGTGCTGGATATTATGA